A stretch of DNA from Acidovorax carolinensis:
GAGCTGGAAGTTGAAGCCCGCATTGGCCCCCAGCCCGCGCACGGCGGGCGGCAGCAGCACGAAAATGCGCGCATCGCGGATGGCGGCCAGGTCCTTGGTGGCCTTGCGGGCAATGGCGTCGGCGCTCTGGTCGGGGCGTGTGCGCTGGCTCCAGTTGGTCAGCCGCACAAAGCCGCGCGCCGAGCTCTGGTCGCCGCCTGAGCCGGTGATCGAGTTGAAGCTGATCACATCGGGCTGGGCGGCAAAGTATTTCTGCACCTGGGCCATCACCGCCTGCAGCCGGGCGTTGGACGAACCTGGCGGCAGGGTGATCTGCACCGACACCGCGCCCTGGTCCTCATTGGGCAAGAACGACGTGGGCAGGCGCAAGAACAGCACCGCCATGCCCGCGCAGATCAGCAGATACACCAGCATCATGCGTTTGCCCCGGCGCACCACGGTGCCCACGCCGCGCTGGTAGCCGTCGGCCGTGCGGTCAAAACGGCGGTTGAAGCCGACAAAAAAGCGGTCGATCCAGCCCGCAACGCCCTTGCGCGGCGCGCCATGGGGGCTGTGCTGCCCTTTGGCAATGGGCTTGAGCAAGGTGGCGCACAGCGCGGGCGTGAGCGTCAGGGCCACCAGCACCGACAGCACCATGGCCGACACGATGGTGATGGAAAACTGCCGGTAGATCACCCCGGTGGAGCCGCCGAAGAACGCCATGGGGATGAACACCGCCGACAGCGTGAGCGCAATGCCCACGAGGGCCGGCGTGATCTCGGCCATCGACTTGCGCGTGGCCTCTTTGGGCGACAGGCCTTCCTCGCTCATAACGCGCTCGACGTTTTCCACCACCACGATGGCGTCGTCCACCAGCAGGCCAATGGCCAGCACCAGGCCGAACATGGTCAGCGTGTTGATCGAAAAGCCCGCTGCCGAGAGCACGCCAAAGGTGCCCAGCAGCACCACCGGCACCGCAATGGCCGGAATCAGCGTGGCGCGGAAATTCTGCAAGAAGACATACATCACCAGCACCACCAGCACCATGGCTTCGAACAGGGCCTTGACGACTTCTTCGATGGAGGCGCTCACGAATGGCGTGGTGTCGTAGCTGGTAAAGGGCTTGAGCTGGTAGGGAAAAAAGGGCTGCAGCTCGGCGATCTTGGCATTCACGGCCTCGGCCACGGCCATGGCGTTGGCGCCGTCGGCCAGCACCACGCCCATGCCGGCGCCGGGCTGGCCGTTCAGGCGCGAGGTGATGGTGAGGTTTTCCGCACCGAGCTCGATGCGCGCCACGTCCTTCAGGCGCACGGCGGCGCCGTCGCTGGTGGACTTGAGCACGATCTGCTCGAACTCTTCCTTTGTCTGCAGCTTGCTGCGCGCCGTGATGGTGGCGTTGAGCTGCTGCTCGCCCACGGCGGGCAGGGCGCCGAGCTGGCCCGCCGAGACCTGTGCGTTCTGCGCGTTGATGGCGCTGTCGATGTCCGACGGCATGAGCGCGAATTTTTCGAGCTTGCCCGGATCGAGCCACACGCGCATGGCGTAGCCGGTGCCCAGCGTGAGGACGTCGCCCACGCCGTCAATGCGGCTGATCACGTCGACCAGGTTGCTGGCAATGTAGTCACCAATGTCCACCTGCGACACGCTGGGGTCGGGCGAGGTGAAGGTGATGATCATCAGGTAGTCGTTGCCGCCCTTGGTGACCGAGACGCCGCGGCTTTGCACGGCCTGCGGCAGGCGCGACATGGCCTGCTGCAACTTGTTTTGCACCTGCACCTGGGCCACGTCGATATTGGTGCCAGCGTTGAAGGTGAGCGTGGTGCGCGAGCTGCCCGAGGCGTCGCTGGTCGATCCCATGTAGATCAGGTTGTCCAGGCCCTTGAGCTGCTGCTCGATCACCTGCGTGACCGAGTCTTCGACCGTCTTGGCCGAGGCACCGGTGTACTGGGCGCTGATCGACACGCGCGGCGGCGCGATGTCGGGATATTGCTCCAGCGGCAATGTCTTGATGGACATGGCGCCGGCCAGCATGATGATGATGGCGATGACCCACGCGAAGATGGGCCGGTTGATGAAGAACTGAGCCATGGCGGGCCAGCCCTCAGCGCGCAGCCGCTGCGGCGGATGCGGTTGCTGCAGCGCCTGCAGCCGGGCCTGCTGGCGCTGCCGGTGTTGCGGCGGCAGGGGGTGTGGCCGCCATCGGCTTGACCACCACCTCGGTCGGCTTCACGGCGTCGCCGGGCTTGATGCGCTGAAAGCCATCCACCACCACACGATCACCGGCTGCCAGCCCGCTGCCCACCAGCCAGCGGTTGCCCACCGCTGCGTCTACCGCAATCTTGCGCCGTTCGATCTTGCCTTCGGCGTTGACCAGCAGCACGCTGGCATTGCCCGCGGTGTCGCGGTTCACGCCCTGCTGGGGCACCAGCAGCGCCTGTTCGTTGATGCCGGTTTCCAGCACCGCCCGCACATACATGCCGGGCATGAGCAGGCCGTCGGGGTTGGGCACCACGGCACGCAGCGTCACGGCGCCGGTGCCGGGGTTCACGCTCACGCCGGCAAACTGCAGCTTGCCGGGGTGAGGGTAGCGGCTGCCATCTTCCAGTTGCAGGGTGATGGGCGCTTCGGCCTGCCCGCTTTTCTGGATGCGCCCGCGCGCCAGGTCGCTTTTGAGGCGCAGCACCTCGGTGCTGGACTGGGTGACATCCACATACAGCGGATCGAGCTGCGAGATGGTGGTGAGCGCGGCGGTCTGGTTGGCGGTAACCAGTGCGCCCGGCGTGACGGTGGAGGTGGTGGTGCGGCCCGAAATCGGCGCCTTGATGCGCGTGTAGCCCAGGTTGATGCGCGCGTTGTCCAGCGCGGCGCGGGCAACGGCCAGGTCGGAGCGGGCCTGCACTACAGCGGCCTGGCTGTCGTCATACACCTGGCGGCTGACCGCATCGATCTTCACCAGTTCGGCATTGCGCCGGGCGTTGACCTCGGCC
This window harbors:
- a CDS encoding efflux RND transporter permease subunit, with protein sequence MAQFFINRPIFAWVIAIIIMLAGAMSIKTLPLEQYPDIAPPRVSISAQYTGASAKTVEDSVTQVIEQQLKGLDNLIYMGSTSDASGSSRTTLTFNAGTNIDVAQVQVQNKLQQAMSRLPQAVQSRGVSVTKGGNDYLMIITFTSPDPSVSQVDIGDYIASNLVDVISRIDGVGDVLTLGTGYAMRVWLDPGKLEKFALMPSDIDSAINAQNAQVSAGQLGALPAVGEQQLNATITARSKLQTKEEFEQIVLKSTSDGAAVRLKDVARIELGAENLTITSRLNGQPGAGMGVVLADGANAMAVAEAVNAKIAELQPFFPYQLKPFTSYDTTPFVSASIEEVVKALFEAMVLVVLVMYVFLQNFRATLIPAIAVPVVLLGTFGVLSAAGFSINTLTMFGLVLAIGLLVDDAIVVVENVERVMSEEGLSPKEATRKSMAEITPALVGIALTLSAVFIPMAFFGGSTGVIYRQFSITIVSAMVLSVLVALTLTPALCATLLKPIAKGQHSPHGAPRKGVAGWIDRFFVGFNRRFDRTADGYQRGVGTVVRRGKRMMLVYLLICAGMAVLFLRLPTSFLPNEDQGAVSVQITLPPGSSNARLQAVMAQVQKYFAAQPDVISFNSITGSGGDQSSARGFVRLTNWSQRTRPDQSADAIARKATKDLAAIRDARIFVLLPPAVRGLGANAGFNFQLKDLNGLGHDALVAARDKVLELAAQRTELSNTRSTNLDDTAQLGVDIDDSKAGALGLATVDVNNTLSSALGGTYVNDFLNKGRVKRVYMQGDAPFRMLPQDVAPWTVRNNQGQMVPFSAFSSTRWTYGSPQLQRYNGSPSYEFVGNAAAGVSSGVAMAAVEDIMKEMPPGIGYEWTGASFQERLSGSQAPLLYAVSILFVFLCLAALYESWSVPFSVILVVPLGIVGALLGIGFRGLSNDVYFQVGLLTTVGLSSKNAILIVEFATQLQERGRSVLDATLEAVRLRLRPILMTSLAFGFGVLPLALGSGAGAGGRQAIGTAVLGGMVSATVLGIFFVPVFFVLIRGYFADRKAKQTASETGAAA
- a CDS encoding efflux RND transporter periplasmic adaptor subunit; the protein is MTPLFTDHLPAPTLPPCSTTPLQAFRSSRRLAVATLAGLALLVGACSDKKAPAAPKGPAEVGVVTLQPERQTVTTELPGRTSAFLSAEIRPQVGGIVQQRLFTEGAQVKAGQVLYQLDASPYEVALASAQASVAKAQASVGTAEVNARRNAELVKIDAVSRQVYDDSQAAVVQARSDLAVARAALDNARINLGYTRIKAPISGRTTTSTVTPGALVTANQTAALTTISQLDPLYVDVTQSSTEVLRLKSDLARGRIQKSGQAEAPITLQLEDGSRYPHPGKLQFAGVSVNPGTGAVTLRAVVPNPDGLLMPGMYVRAVLETGINEQALLVPQQGVNRDTAGNASVLLVNAEGKIERRKIAVDAAVGNRWLVGSGLAAGDRVVVDGFQRIKPGDAVKPTEVVVKPMAATPPAAATPAAPAGPAAGAAATASAAAAAR